The Pontibacillus halophilus JSM 076056 = DSM 19796 genome has a segment encoding these proteins:
- a CDS encoding transposase has translation EWFDWAKEVGVHQPSQVKEALHAFYEKVNQAGLSEFIQGIKTLKNWQPEILNSFAFNYSNGFVEGLNNQTKVIKRDAFGFRRYDRFRLKILLHHQYKHTKDFQVG, from the coding sequence AGAGTGGTTTGATTGGGCGAAAGAGGTAGGGGTTCATCAACCTTCACAGGTTAAAGAAGCGTTGCATGCCTTTTATGAGAAAGTGAATCAAGCTGGGCTTTCGGAGTTTATTCAGGGGATAAAAACGTTGAAGAACTGGCAACCAGAGATTTTGAACAGCTTTGCGTTCAACTATAGCAACGGATTCGTAGAAGGGTTGAACAATCAAACGAAGGTTATTAAGCGAGATGCGTTCGGATTCCGAAGGTATGACCGTTTCCGATTGAAGATTCTTCTGCATCATCAATACAAACATACTAAAGACTTTCAAGTTGGTTAA